A window of Mangifera indica cultivar Alphonso chromosome 13, CATAS_Mindica_2.1, whole genome shotgun sequence contains these coding sequences:
- the LOC123194636 gene encoding glycine dehydrogenase (decarboxylating), mitochondrial-like: protein MERARRLANRAILKRLVNESKKLRHQHESLLNSSKSTVLYTPSRYVSSLSPFVSRNTRSGLLPPRNASYNGVGHGLGSQTRAISVEALKPSDTFPRRHNSLTPEEQTKMSELCGFDSLDSLIDATVPKSIRIDSVKFSEFDEGLTESQMIEHMQYLASKNKVYKSYIGMGYYNTSVPPVILRNIMENPAWYTQYTPYQAEISQGRLESLLNFQTMITDLTGLPMSNASLLDEGTAAAEAMAMCNNILKGKKKKFIIASNCHPQTIDICITRADGFDLKVVVSDLKDIDYKSGDVCGVLVQYPGTEGEVLDYGDFIRNAHANGVKVVMASDLLALTMLKPPGELGADIVVGSAQRFGVPMGYGGPHAAFLATSQEYKRMMPGRIIGVSVDSSGKPALRMAMQTREQHIRRDKATSNICTAQALLANMAAMYAVYHGPEGLKIISQRVHGLAGTFALGLKKLGTVEVQDLPFFDTVKVKCADAHAIANTAYKSEINLRVVDSNTITVSFDETTTLEDVDKLFKVFAGAKPVSFTAASLAEEVHTAIPAELTRETSFLTHPIFNMYHTEHELLRYIHRLQSKDLSLCHSMIPLGSCTMKLNATTEMMPVTWPKFTNIHPFAPAEQAQGYQEMFTNLGELLCTITGFDSFSLQPNAGAAGEYAGLMVIRAYHKARGDHHRDVCIIPVSAHGTNPASAAMCGMKIVAVGTDSKGNINIEELRKAAEANKDNLSALMVTYPSTHGVYEEGIDEICKIIHDNGGQVYMDGANMNAQVGLTSPGYIGADVCHLNLHKTFCIPHGGGGPGMGPIGVKKHLAPFLPSHPVVPTGGIPPPEKSQPLGTISAAPWGSALILPISYTYIAMMGSKGLTEASKIAILNANYMAKRLENHYPILFRGVNGTCAHEFIVDLRAFKSTAGIEAEDVAKRLMDYGFHGPTMSWPVPGTLMIEPTESESKAELDRFCDALISIREEIAEIEKGKVDIHNNVLKGAPHPPSLLMEDAWTKPYSREYAAFPASWLRTAKFWPSTGRVDNVYGDRNLICTLLPASHYTEEEAAATA from the exons ATGGAACGAGCAAGAAGGCTCGCGAACCGGGCAATCCTGAAACGCCTGGTTAATGAGTCGAAGAAGCTCCGCCACCAGCATGAATCATTGTTGAACTCTTCGAAGTCCACTGTTTTGTACACACCTTCAAGGTATGTCTCTTCATTGTCACCATTTGTGTCCAGAAATACAAGATCAGGCTTGTTACCGCCTAGAAATGCGTCTTATAATGGTGTCGGTCATGGTCTCGGGTCACAAACTCGAGCCATCTCTGTTGAGGCTCTGAAGCCAAGTGATACTTTCCCTCGTCGCCATAACTCTTTAACCCCTGAAGAACAAACCAAAATGTCTGAGTTATGTGGTTTTGATAGCCTTGATTCACTTATTGATGCCACTGTCCCTAAATCTATACGAATCGATTCAGTGAAGTTTTCTGAGTTTGACGAAGGTTTAACTGAAAGCCAAATGATTGAACACATGCAATACTTGGCATCAAAGAACAAGGTTTATAAGTCATATATTGGTATGGGGTATTATAACACTTCAGTTCCACCTGTAATTTTAAGGAATATAATGGAGAATCCGGCCTGGTACACACAGTACACCCCTTACCAAGCCGAGATATCACAAGGGAGACTCGAGTCTTTGCTTAATTTCCAAACAATGATCACAGATCTTACTGGCTTGCCTATGTCGAATGCCTCATTGCTTGATGAGGGAACGGCCGCTGCTGAGGCAATGGCAATGTGTAATAATATACTcaaaggaaagaagaagaaatttattATTGCTAGCAATTGCCACCCTCAAACCATTGATATTTGTATTACTAGAGCGGATGGTTTTGATCTGAAAGTTGTTGTTTCAGATCTTAAGGATATTGATTACAAATCGGGTGATGTTTGTGGGGTCCTGGTTCAATATCCAGGCACTGAGGGTGAAGTTTTAGATTATGGGGACTTTATTAGGAATGCTCATGCTAATGGGGTTAAGGTTGTTATGGCATCAGATTTATTGGCATTGACTATGTTGAAGCCTCCTGGTGAATTGGGGGCTGATATCGTCGTTGGCTCTGCTCAGAGGTTTGGTGTGCCAATGGGGTATGGAGGCCCTCATGCAGCATTTTTGGCTACCTCCCAGGAATACAAAAGGATGATGCCCGGGAGAATTATTGGTGTTAGTGTTGATTCTTCAGGGAAGCCTGCTCTCCGCATGGCGATGCAGACTAGGGAGCAGCATATCCGCAGGGATAAGGCTACCAGCAACATCTGCACTGCTCAA GCATTACTTGCAAACATGGCGGCTATGTATGCTGTTTATCATGGACCTGAGGGCCTCAAAATCATTTCCCAAAGGGTTCATGGTCTTGCTGGGACATTTGCACTTGGGCTGAAAAAACTTGGGACAGTTGAAGTCCAGGACCTTCCCTTCTTTGATACTGTGAAAGTGAAGTGTGCGGATGCTCATGCCATTGCAAATACTGCCTACAAGAGTGAAATTAATCTCCGGGTTGTGGATTCTAACACT ATCACTGTTTCTTTTGATGAAACAACTACATTGGAGGATGTTGATAAGCTTTTCAAAGTTTTCGCTGGCGCCAAACCA GTTTCGTTCACTGCTGCATCACTTGCAGAAGAGGTTCATACTGCAATTCCTGCTGAGCTTACAAGGGAGACCTCATTTCTGACACACCCCATCTTTAACAT gTACCACACAGAGCATGAGTTGCTTAGATATATTCATCGATTACAATCAAAGGATCTCTCATTGTGCCACAGTATGATTCCGTTGGGATCTTGTACTATGAAATTGAATGCAACAACTGAGATGATGCCTGTGACATGGCCTAAGTTCACTAACATCCACCCTTTTGCCCCTGCTGAACAAGCTCAGGGTTATCAG GAAATGTTTACAAATCTGGGTGAACTTCTATGTACCATTACTGGCtttgattctttctctttgCAACCTAATGCTGGTGCTGCTGGTGAGTATGCTGGGCTGATGGTTATCCGCGCATATCACAAG GCAAGAGGAGACCATCACCGTGATGTATGCATTATACCTGTTTCTGCACATGGGACAAATCCTGCTAGTGCTGCCATGTGTGGGATGAAGATTGTTGCTGTTGGAACAGATTCAAAGGGTAACATCAACATTGAAGAGTTAAGGAAAGCTGCAGAAGCCAATAAGGATAACCTATCAGCTCTTATG gtCACATACCCTTCAACTCATGGAGTCTATGAGGAAGGTATAGATGAGATATGCAAGATTATTCATGATAATGGAGGCCAAGTATACATGGATGGGGCTAACATGAATGCACAG GTAGGCCTGACAAGTCCTGGTTACATTGGAGCTGATGTTTGCCATCTCAATCTTCACAAAACATTTTGCATCCCACATGGAGGCGGCGGTCCTGGTATGGGTCCTATTGGCGTGAAGAAACACTTGGCACCTTTCCTGCCTTCACATCCTGTG GTACCCACTGGTGGAATACCTCCCCCTGAGAAGTCCCAACCCCTGGGAACCATTTCAGCTGCACCTTGGGGTTCTGCACTTATCTTGCCAATCTCTTATACCTACATAGCCATGATGGGGTCCAAGGGACTTACTGAAGCTTCTAAGATAGCTATTCTGAATGCTAACTACATGGCAAAACGTTTGGAG AACCATTACCCTATTCTTTTCCGTGGTGTCAACGGAACATGTGCTCATGAATTCATTGTGGACTTGAGAGCGTTTAAG AGTACCGCTGGGATAGAGGCTGAAGATGTTGCCAAGCGTCTGATGGATTATGGATTCCATGGGCCAACAATGTCATGGCCTGTTCCAGGAACACTCATGATTGAGCCAACTGAAAGTGAAAGCAAG GCAGAGTTAGACAGGTTTTGCGATGCCCTTATCTCCATCAGGGAGGAAATTGCAGAGATTGAGAAAGGAAAGGTTGATATCCACAACAATGTCTTGAAG GGAGCTCCTCATCCACCATCCTTGCTTATGGAAGATGCGTGGACAAAACCATACTCAAGGGAATATGCAGCCTTCCCTGCTTCCTGGCTCCGCACAGCTAAGTTCTGGCCTAGTACTG GGCGTGTTGACAATGTGTACGGTGACCGCAACCTCATCTGCACCCTTCTCCCAGCTTCACATTACACCGAGGAAGAGGCCGCAGCTACTGCTTAG